One window of Inquilinus sp. Marseille-Q2685 genomic DNA carries:
- a CDS encoding MFS transporter, with protein sequence MEDAVSGLGQRRFRPAPAVAQPVGTRQRIVSIFGGSVGNLVEWYDWYIYAAFSLYFAKAFFPAGDTTAQLLNTAAIFAIGFLMRPIGGWLMGIYADKHGRKAGLTLSVMVMCAGSLIIALTPTYETIGVAAPVLLVLARLLQGLSVGGEYGASATYLSEMATSRHRGFYSSFQYVTLIMGQLLALAVLILLQQVFLTSEQLEAWGWRIPFFIGAICAVVALYLRRNLAETEAYTKSRREPRKESILRALLRHPREIMIVVGLTLGGTVAFYTYTTYMQKFLVNTVGMSKADSTLVSAAALFLFMCLQPVVGAFSDRIGRRPLLIGFGVLGTVLTVPILSTLAQTTDALAAFGLIVAALVIVSGYTSINAVVKAELFPTEVRALGVGLPYALTVSIFGGTAEYIALWFKDIGHESWFYWYVTGCILCSLLVYAFMRDTKSASRIDDGTQP encoded by the coding sequence ATGGAAGACGCCGTTTCCGGTCTCGGCCAGCGCCGATTCCGTCCCGCGCCCGCCGTCGCCCAGCCGGTCGGCACGCGCCAGAGGATCGTGTCGATCTTCGGCGGCTCGGTCGGCAACCTGGTCGAGTGGTACGACTGGTACATCTACGCCGCCTTCTCGCTGTACTTCGCCAAGGCCTTCTTTCCGGCCGGCGACACCACCGCCCAGCTGCTGAACACGGCGGCGATCTTTGCCATCGGCTTCCTGATGCGGCCGATCGGCGGCTGGCTGATGGGCATCTATGCCGACAAGCACGGCCGCAAGGCCGGGCTGACCCTGTCGGTGATGGTGATGTGCGCCGGGTCGCTGATCATCGCCCTGACCCCGACCTACGAGACCATCGGCGTCGCGGCGCCGGTGCTGCTGGTCCTGGCCCGGCTGCTGCAGGGCCTGAGCGTCGGCGGCGAATACGGCGCCAGCGCCACCTACCTGTCGGAGATGGCGACCAGCCGGCACCGCGGCTTCTACTCCAGCTTCCAGTACGTGACGCTGATCATGGGGCAGCTGCTGGCGCTGGCGGTGCTGATCCTGCTGCAGCAGGTGTTCCTGACGTCGGAGCAGCTGGAGGCCTGGGGCTGGCGCATCCCGTTCTTCATCGGCGCGATCTGCGCCGTGGTGGCGCTGTATCTGCGCCGCAACCTGGCGGAGACCGAGGCCTACACCAAGTCCAGGCGCGAGCCGCGGAAGGAGAGCATCCTGCGGGCCCTGCTGCGCCACCCGCGCGAGATCATGATCGTGGTCGGGCTGACGCTGGGCGGCACGGTCGCCTTCTACACCTACACCACCTACATGCAGAAGTTCCTGGTCAACACCGTGGGCATGAGCAAGGCGGATTCGACCCTGGTGTCGGCCGCGGCGCTGTTCCTGTTCATGTGCCTGCAGCCGGTGGTCGGCGCCTTCTCCGACAGGATCGGCCGGCGGCCGCTGCTGATCGGGTTCGGCGTGCTGGGCACGGTCCTGACCGTGCCGATCCTGTCGACCCTGGCGCAGACGACCGACGCGCTGGCCGCCTTCGGCCTGATCGTGGCGGCGCTGGTCATCGTCTCCGGCTACACCTCGATCAACGCGGTGGTGAAGGCCGAGCTGTTCCCCACCGAGGTGCGGGCGCTGGGCGTCGGCCTGCCTTATGCCCTGACGGTGTCGATCTTCGGCGGCACCGCCGAATACATCGCGCTGTGGTTCAAGGACATCGGGCATGAGAGCTGGTTCTACTGGTACGTGACCGGCTGCATCCTGTGCTCGCTGCTGGTCTACGCCTTCATGCGCGACACCAAGTCGGCCTCAAGGATCGACGACGGCACGCAGCCGTAA
- a CDS encoding MaoC family dehydratase N-terminal domain-containing protein produces the protein MTAVPQDLDIDHLRSWIGREEVAEDVVTADLVRKFKATLDLPGGPPQIGEVAPRLIHFCLAQPAAPTAALGPDGHPRRGGFLPPVPLPRRMWAGGSVTFRDDLRVGDAVRRVSRIADVVLKEGRTGRLCFVTVDHAVEGNGRPLLQERQDIVYRGLDSGGAKTAPAPAEGGRHRRRLDASPPLLFRYSALTFNGHRIHYDRRYVTEVEGYPGLIVHGPLQATLLFHFAAEIRRAPPARFDFRSLSPLFDDDGMVLHAEENGDGLKLWTARENGPVAMAAEAGWA, from the coding sequence ATGACCGCCGTCCCGCAGGATCTCGATATCGATCACCTGCGCTCCTGGATCGGGCGCGAGGAGGTGGCGGAGGACGTCGTCACCGCCGATCTCGTCCGCAAGTTCAAGGCGACGCTCGACCTTCCCGGCGGCCCGCCGCAGATCGGCGAGGTCGCGCCGCGCCTCATCCATTTCTGCCTGGCCCAGCCCGCCGCGCCGACGGCGGCGCTGGGCCCGGACGGCCATCCGCGGCGCGGCGGCTTCCTGCCGCCGGTGCCACTGCCGCGCCGGATGTGGGCCGGCGGCAGCGTGACCTTCCGGGACGACCTGCGGGTCGGGGATGCCGTGCGGCGCGTCTCCCGCATCGCCGATGTGGTGCTGAAGGAGGGCCGCACCGGCCGGCTGTGCTTCGTCACGGTCGACCATGCCGTCGAGGGAAACGGCCGGCCGCTGCTGCAGGAACGGCAGGACATCGTCTATCGCGGCCTCGACAGCGGCGGGGCGAAGACGGCCCCCGCCCCGGCCGAAGGCGGCCGCCACCGGCGCCGCCTCGACGCGTCCCCGCCCCTGCTGTTCCGCTACTCCGCCCTGACCTTCAACGGCCACCGCATCCACTACGACCGCCGCTATGTCACCGAGGTCGAGGGCTATCCCGGCCTGATCGTCCACGGGCCGCTGCAGGCGACGCTGCTGTTCCATTTCGCGGCGGAGATCCGCCGCGCGCCACCGGCACGGTTCGACTTCCGCAGCCTGTCGCCGCTGTTCGACGACGACGGCATGGTGCTGCACGCCGAGGAGAACGGCGACGGGTTGAAGCTGTGGACGGCCCGGGAGAACGGCCCGGTGGCGATGGCGGCGGAGGCCGGCTGGGCGTGA